The Virgibacillus siamensis genome includes a region encoding these proteins:
- the nagZ gene encoding beta-N-acetylhexosaminidase, whose translation MIKKIGLAVVIPLFLIGVYYLTQQDAQEPSSPKPDSPQQKENADSGQPNASIDEIFSLAAKGEVPGHSFTAGKTKIDSVTKKWGSYNETVQTNNGQYVEFPDRNVHFGIQNGTVFDVRLFDSGLSAIHYKEIKELKGKPDKTHVYKDETHQQIILVYKVSADYRLKWIVPKPTDTESNPAVDHISVVTSNNYQLEKQVETLTLDEKIGQMIFAGISGTTAGEQTKKLIGKYKVGGIILYAANMETPEQTVALLNKIKQLNEQNTSPVLLGVDQEGGVVSRLPGELTDIPPNSKLGTVNDPGYSHKIGFLLGKMVKEYGFNLDFAPVMDVNSNPDNPVIGNRAFSNNPEVVSNLGIQTMKGIQSKNVIPVIKHFPGHGDTSVDSHLQLPTVNKSKAALRKLELIPFKDAIQHGADVIMVAHILLPKIDEDYPSSMSKPVITGMLREHLQYEGVIISDDMTMQAITDNYKIGGAAVKSVKAGTDIIMVAHDYGKVTTVINALKQAVQSGEIPEKRIDQSVKRIIRLKQKYHLPHDQTDPVNVDQLNHSIQKVLRE comes from the coding sequence GTGATAAAAAAGATCGGATTGGCCGTTGTTATACCACTTTTTCTAATCGGGGTTTATTATCTGACGCAGCAGGATGCGCAAGAACCATCTTCCCCTAAACCAGATAGCCCGCAACAGAAGGAAAATGCGGATTCTGGGCAACCCAATGCATCCATCGATGAAATATTTTCGTTGGCTGCAAAAGGGGAAGTACCGGGACATTCTTTTACAGCCGGTAAAACGAAAATAGATTCCGTAACAAAGAAGTGGGGCAGCTATAACGAAACGGTACAAACGAATAACGGGCAATATGTAGAGTTTCCGGATCGAAATGTCCATTTCGGCATCCAAAATGGAACTGTTTTTGATGTTCGGTTGTTTGATAGCGGATTATCTGCTATTCATTATAAGGAGATTAAGGAGCTAAAAGGAAAGCCTGATAAAACGCATGTCTATAAGGATGAAACACACCAGCAGATTATTCTCGTGTACAAGGTTAGCGCTGATTATCGTTTAAAATGGATCGTACCGAAACCGACTGACACGGAGTCAAATCCAGCAGTCGATCACATTTCTGTTGTAACAAGCAACAATTATCAATTGGAAAAACAGGTTGAGACGCTAACATTGGATGAAAAAATCGGTCAGATGATTTTTGCCGGGATTTCCGGAACAACAGCAGGGGAACAAACAAAAAAGCTAATCGGGAAATATAAAGTTGGCGGAATCATTTTATACGCAGCCAATATGGAAACTCCTGAACAAACAGTAGCTCTTTTAAATAAAATCAAGCAGCTCAATGAGCAAAATACGTCGCCTGTCTTACTTGGGGTGGATCAGGAAGGCGGTGTTGTTTCGCGGTTGCCGGGTGAATTAACAGACATTCCGCCGAATAGTAAATTAGGAACGGTCAATGATCCCGGTTATTCACATAAAATTGGCTTCCTTCTAGGCAAAATGGTAAAGGAATATGGATTCAATCTTGACTTTGCTCCGGTGATGGATGTGAACAGTAACCCGGACAATCCGGTTATCGGTAATCGGGCATTCAGCAATAATCCCGAGGTAGTCAGTAATTTGGGGATTCAAACGATGAAAGGGATTCAATCAAAAAATGTCATTCCGGTTATTAAACATTTTCCGGGACATGGCGATACAAGTGTCGATTCTCATTTGCAGCTTCCGACAGTAAATAAGTCCAAAGCGGCGTTAAGAAAATTGGAGTTAATCCCATTTAAAGATGCGATACAACACGGTGCAGATGTCATCATGGTTGCACATATTTTACTGCCAAAAATAGATGAAGATTATCCCTCTTCCATGTCAAAACCAGTTATAACCGGGATGCTGAGGGAACACCTCCAATATGAAGGTGTGATTATTTCTGATGATATGACGATGCAGGCGATTACGGATAATTATAAAATCGGAGGTGCTGCCGTCAAATCTGTCAAAGCAGGTACAGATATTATCATGGTTGCACATGATTATGGTAAGGTGACCACTGTAATTAATGCGTTAAAGCAAGCAGTGCAAAGTGGGGAAATTCCCGAGAAGCGTATTGATCAAAGTGTAAAAAGGATCATCCGTTTAAAACAAAAATATCATCTGCCTCATGACCAAACGGATCCTGTTAATGTTGATCAGCTTAATCATTCGATACAAAAGGTGCTTCGGGAATAG
- a CDS encoding DUF6036 family nucleotidyltransferase — MIQLNELKMEFNNLINLRKHERMLEFCALLTAFFHEDGIKPIIVGGLSVEIYTRSNYTTYDIDLITDGREKISDLLTNELDFKKQGRNWYHETLELAIEIPDNFLEGSKEKVITIELKNGRNILVIAIEDIIIHRLESALVSSPKHPEWTDDYEWAERMFQIHKHDTGIMDHKYLLNASEKAQVDDIIKKWLE, encoded by the coding sequence ATGATCCAACTGAATGAGTTGAAAATGGAATTCAACAATCTGATCAATCTTAGAAAGCATGAAAGAATGTTGGAATTTTGCGCACTGTTAACAGCTTTTTTTCACGAGGACGGAATCAAACCAATCATCGTTGGAGGGCTATCCGTTGAAATATATACACGATCAAATTACACAACGTACGATATTGATCTTATAACGGACGGACGGGAAAAGATCAGTGATTTATTAACCAATGAATTGGATTTTAAAAAACAGGGGCGGAACTGGTATCACGAAACACTTGAGCTTGCAATTGAAATCCCGGATAATTTCCTGGAAGGCAGCAAAGAAAAAGTAATAACAATCGAACTTAAAAACGGCCGCAATATTCTTGTCATTGCAATCGAAGACATCATTATCCATCGATTAGAATCAGCACTTGTTTCAAGTCCGAAACATCCTGAATGGACGGATGATTACGAATGGGCTGAACGAATGTTTCAAATTCATAAACATGATACCGGAATTATGGATCATAAATATCTTTTGAATGCTTCAGAAAAGGCCCAAGTGGACGATATTATTAAAAAATGGTTAGAATAA
- a CDS encoding metallophosphoesterase, producing MKIGILSDIHEGINRKRTGETILPIIRNWITTNCPDVFIIAGDMTSKPQKALTLLDQLQKECPGTKILYVHGNHDVYDESSLRAYETLLQFPGNLGNGVVELNKDWAVIGDGGWYDYSFGLPKYTTNDFKKGTFHDLTWPDKTYAHWSESDQDVADRYIRKLSYWLEKHSEQNIIMVTHFVPFSRFVEVKGDPGWDFFNAMQGSKVFGELAEQYKIKKYIFGHVHKRYHETYNGIEIICNPLGYYPHEWTSASAEEEITSTIKMITI from the coding sequence ATGAAAATTGGTATACTGTCTGATATTCATGAAGGGATTAACCGAAAAAGAACCGGCGAAACGATTCTGCCCATCATACGTAATTGGATTACCACAAACTGCCCGGATGTCTTTATCATTGCCGGTGATATGACCTCCAAGCCGCAAAAAGCACTGACCTTACTGGACCAGCTTCAGAAGGAATGCCCCGGAACTAAAATCCTTTATGTGCATGGTAATCATGATGTTTATGATGAAAGCTCCCTCCGTGCCTATGAAACATTGCTGCAGTTCCCGGGAAATTTGGGAAACGGTGTTGTCGAACTTAATAAAGATTGGGCAGTCATTGGTGATGGCGGCTGGTATGACTATAGTTTCGGTCTGCCGAAGTACACTACAAATGATTTCAAAAAAGGAACTTTCCACGATTTAACATGGCCGGATAAAACATATGCACACTGGTCGGAATCGGATCAGGATGTAGCTGACCGCTACATCCGCAAACTATCCTACTGGCTGGAAAAGCACAGTGAACAAAATATTATTATGGTTACCCATTTTGTTCCTTTTTCCCGTTTTGTGGAAGTGAAAGGAGACCCGGGGTGGGACTTTTTCAATGCAATGCAGGGAAGTAAAGTTTTCGGTGAGCTGGCTGAGCAATATAAAATAAAAAAGTATATTTTTGGACATGTACATAAACGTTATCATGAAACCTACAATGGAATAGAAATAATTTGCAATCCGTTAGGCTACTATCCGCATGAATGGACAAGCGCCTCAGCGGAAGAAGAGATTACATCCACCATTAAAATGATCACCATATAA
- the mnmH gene encoding tRNA 2-selenouridine(34) synthase MnmH: MFKDITLDELLNKQQKESHTIIDVRSPGEYHDATIPGSINIPVFSDEERTEVGTLYKQVSQEAAKKRGLEIFSAKLPQFIEQFNQMDSPKTVFCWRGGMRSKTAATVLYLMGIHVYRLDGGYRSYRQWVVETLKNLEFKPELYVLNGNTGSGKTILLNELSRKGYPVIDLEEMAGHRGSIFGQIGLKPNNQKKFESLLVQKLLRFRDAPFVFIEGESKRIGKVTIPEILYHKKEQGMQLFIDLPMDERVRNILDDYQPWNSPDEFLDAFYRIKKRIHTPVAAEIEEGLQQGNYHNAVKLLLEYYYDPRYEHSARRYPENQTIHLHALDNDHALRSIERTIVKVANHN, from the coding sequence ATGTTTAAAGATATTACACTGGATGAATTATTGAATAAACAACAAAAAGAATCCCATACCATCATTGATGTCCGATCCCCCGGGGAATATCATGATGCAACAATACCGGGCAGCATTAATATCCCGGTATTCAGTGATGAAGAACGTACCGAAGTCGGGACACTGTACAAACAGGTCAGTCAGGAAGCAGCCAAAAAACGCGGGCTGGAGATTTTTTCGGCAAAACTGCCACAGTTCATTGAGCAATTCAATCAGATGGATTCACCGAAGACGGTTTTCTGCTGGCGCGGCGGTATGCGGAGTAAAACCGCCGCAACCGTCCTGTACTTAATGGGAATTCATGTATACCGGCTGGATGGCGGCTATCGCTCCTACCGTCAATGGGTGGTTGAAACACTTAAAAATCTGGAATTCAAACCTGAGCTTTATGTGTTGAATGGCAACACCGGTTCCGGCAAAACAATTCTATTAAACGAACTTTCCCGAAAAGGATACCCGGTAATCGACCTTGAAGAGATGGCGGGACACCGCGGATCTATTTTTGGTCAGATTGGTCTGAAACCGAACAACCAGAAAAAGTTTGAATCCCTGCTTGTTCAGAAGCTGCTCCGTTTCCGGGATGCCCCTTTCGTTTTCATAGAAGGAGAAAGCAAGCGAATCGGAAAAGTAACAATACCGGAAATTCTTTACCATAAGAAAGAGCAGGGTATGCAGCTATTTATTGATTTACCAATGGATGAGCGTGTACGAAATATACTTGATGACTATCAGCCATGGAATTCACCCGATGAATTTCTCGATGCGTTTTACCGGATCAAAAAGCGGATTCATACACCAGTTGCTGCTGAAATTGAAGAAGGTCTTCAACAGGGGAACTATCACAATGCAGTAAAACTATTGCTTGAATATTACTATGACCCAAGGTATGAGCATTCCGCCCGACGATACCCGGAAAACCAAACGATTCACCTGCATGCTTTAGATAACGATCATGCGCTGCGCAGTATTGAAAGGACAATTGTAAAAGTCGCAAACCATAACTGA
- the selD gene encoding selenide, water dikinase SelD: MANKIKLTSLSSKGGCGCKIGPADLEQVLHTLPTAAPNENLLVGLDTSDDAGVYKLTDDLAIVQTVDFFTPIVDDPYSFGQVAAANAISDVYAMGGTPITALNIVAFPISTLDKDILTEILRGAQDKLEEAGVSLVGGHSIDDQEPKFGLAVTGTVNPKKVRTNKGAKPGDKLILTKPIGVGIMSTSIKNNLLDESEIQRVTDVMTTLNKTAAETMAAYDIHACTDVTGFGLLGHASEMAAASDVEINITYDNVPILPRVKELAESGSVPGGTKNNFKHVQDVVNYPETMDQTDKWILCDAVTSGGLLISAGSDDAESLLGDLQKNGVEAKIIGEVISGKNGQITVQ; this comes from the coding sequence ATGGCAAATAAAATAAAATTAACCTCATTATCTTCAAAGGGCGGATGCGGCTGTAAAATCGGACCGGCCGATTTGGAACAGGTTTTACATACACTGCCGACTGCCGCTCCGAACGAAAATTTGCTCGTCGGACTTGATACGAGTGATGATGCCGGCGTATATAAATTGACCGATGATCTGGCAATCGTGCAAACGGTAGATTTTTTCACACCAATCGTGGATGATCCTTATTCATTCGGACAAGTTGCCGCGGCAAATGCGATTAGTGATGTATATGCAATGGGAGGAACGCCAATAACTGCTCTTAACATCGTTGCATTTCCAATATCAACTCTGGACAAAGACATTCTGACTGAAATTCTGCGTGGTGCCCAGGATAAACTTGAAGAGGCAGGGGTCTCCCTTGTTGGCGGTCACTCGATTGATGACCAGGAGCCAAAATTCGGACTTGCCGTAACTGGGACTGTAAACCCGAAAAAAGTTCGAACCAATAAAGGGGCAAAACCCGGTGACAAGCTTATTTTGACAAAGCCGATTGGTGTGGGCATTATGTCGACATCCATTAAAAATAATCTGCTTGATGAATCAGAAATACAGCGTGTTACCGATGTCATGACAACTTTGAATAAAACAGCTGCAGAAACAATGGCAGCCTATGATATCCACGCATGCACCGATGTCACCGGATTCGGTTTATTGGGTCATGCCTCCGAAATGGCGGCGGCAAGTGATGTGGAAATCAACATCACATATGACAATGTTCCTATTTTACCGCGTGTAAAAGAACTAGCGGAATCCGGCTCTGTACCAGGCGGAACCAAAAATAATTTTAAACATGTGCAGGATGTTGTAAATTATCCGGAAACGATGGACCAGACGGATAAATGGATCCTCTGTGATGCTGTCACATCAGGCGGCTTGCTCATTTCAGCGGGTAGTGACGATGCGGAATCATTATTAGGGGACTTGCAGAAGAATGGTGTGGAAGCAAAAATCATCGGCGAAGTTATTAGCGGTAAGAACGGTCAGATCACCGTTCAATAG
- a CDS encoding GntR family transcriptional regulator has protein sequence MKINVNNRDPVYVQVIRYFKEQIATGNFEPGQEIPSRRELANRIKINPNTAQRAYKEMEEQGLIYTERNLPSRITKDEKVLNEVRSELISEAVNDFVTSIRSINVPIDEVLEMIKEKYSTENKGQEGKS, from the coding sequence ATGAAAATAAATGTAAACAACCGTGATCCGGTTTATGTGCAGGTAATTCGATATTTTAAAGAACAGATTGCAACGGGTAATTTTGAGCCTGGTCAGGAAATTCCCTCCAGAAGGGAACTGGCAAATCGGATTAAGATTAATCCAAACACGGCACAGCGTGCATACAAAGAAATGGAGGAACAGGGATTGATTTATACGGAACGAAATCTGCCCAGCCGAATCACGAAGGATGAGAAAGTGCTTAATGAAGTCCGAAGCGAACTAATAAGCGAAGCAGTTAATGATTTTGTGACTTCCATCCGCTCCATTAACGTTCCAATAGATGAGGTATTGGAAATGATTAAAGAAAAATATTCGACGGAAAACAAAGGACAGGAGGGGAAATCATGA
- a CDS encoding ATP-binding cassette domain-containing protein: protein MIEVKGIEKKFGRKKVLKSVSFTANKGEITCLIGINGVGKTTILNAIMNLTPINKGEILMDGEKINKNSYEKITFIPDAITMLPQMTIGDALQFMDDFYDSWNRERATELLGFFKLQEDEKISSLSKGNAAKVNLLLGLALDVDFLLMDEPFSGIDIFSREQIAEVFTSHLVEDRGVIITTHEIGDIEHLIDKVVLLDNGVVLKEFNSEEVRENEGKSVVDVMREVYQA, encoded by the coding sequence ATGATAGAAGTAAAGGGGATCGAAAAGAAATTTGGCCGAAAAAAAGTCTTGAAAAGTGTATCCTTTACCGCTAATAAAGGCGAAATTACGTGCCTGATTGGAATAAATGGTGTCGGTAAAACGACCATTTTAAATGCAATTATGAATCTGACACCAATCAATAAAGGTGAAATTTTAATGGATGGGGAAAAAATAAACAAAAATAGTTATGAAAAAATCACTTTCATACCGGATGCGATTACGATGCTTCCGCAAATGACAATAGGAGATGCCTTGCAGTTTATGGATGATTTTTATGACAGTTGGAACCGGGAGCGTGCCACGGAATTGCTTGGATTTTTCAAGCTGCAGGAAGACGAGAAAATCTCCAGTCTGTCAAAAGGAAACGCAGCGAAGGTTAATTTGCTGCTTGGACTGGCACTTGATGTTGATTTTCTATTAATGGATGAACCATTCTCCGGCATTGACATATTCAGCCGGGAACAGATTGCTGAAGTGTTTACGAGCCACTTGGTGGAAGACCGCGGTGTGATTATTACTACCCACGAAATCGGGGACATTGAACATCTGATTGATAAAGTGGTCCTATTGGATAATGGTGTTGTGTTAAAAGAATTCAACAGTGAAGAAGTACGGGAAAATGAAGGGAAATCCGTTGTGGATGTAATGAGGGAGGTGTATCAGGCATGA
- the lipA gene encoding lipoyl synthase, translating into MAKQEEYIRKPEWLKTRINTNKSYRGLKKLMRENRLNTVCEEARCPNIHECWSERKTATFMILGDTCTRGCRFCAVKTGMPNELDWGEPKRVADSVSVMGLKHVVITAVARDDLNDGGAQVFANTVRAVRNQNPGCTIEILPSDMKGDYESLHTLMDSGPDIFNHNIETVRRLTKRVRARAMYDRSLQLLQRVKEIAPNTPTKSSIMVGLGEEKEEIIQAMDDLLAHDVNIMTIGQYLQPTKKHLKVERYYHPDEFEELKQIALEKGFSHCEAGPLVRSSYHADEQVTKASAQRRINYMKGYEKQENKQVDFTF; encoded by the coding sequence GTGGCAAAACAGGAAGAATACATACGCAAACCGGAGTGGCTGAAAACACGAATCAATACAAATAAATCATACCGCGGCTTAAAAAAATTGATGCGTGAAAACCGATTGAATACTGTTTGTGAGGAAGCACGCTGCCCGAACATACATGAATGCTGGAGCGAACGCAAAACTGCAACATTCATGATTCTTGGTGATACATGTACACGTGGTTGCCGCTTTTGTGCAGTTAAAACCGGAATGCCGAATGAACTTGACTGGGGTGAGCCGAAGCGTGTGGCGGACTCAGTCAGCGTAATGGGGCTTAAACACGTCGTCATCACTGCAGTTGCACGTGATGACCTGAACGATGGAGGCGCTCAGGTCTTTGCCAACACCGTTCGCGCAGTTCGAAATCAGAATCCGGGCTGCACAATTGAGATATTGCCGTCCGATATGAAAGGTGACTATGAAAGCCTGCATACACTAATGGACAGTGGACCGGATATATTTAACCACAACATCGAAACTGTCCGCCGCCTGACGAAACGCGTGCGTGCACGTGCGATGTATGACCGTTCACTGCAATTACTTCAACGCGTAAAAGAGATTGCACCAAATACACCGACAAAATCGAGTATTATGGTTGGTCTTGGTGAAGAAAAGGAAGAAATTATCCAGGCAATGGATGATTTGCTGGCACATGATGTAAACATTATGACGATCGGTCAATACCTTCAACCTACCAAAAAGCATTTAAAAGTAGAGCGTTACTATCATCCGGATGAGTTTGAAGAACTAAAACAAATCGCCCTCGAGAAAGGATTCAGTCATTGTGAGGCAGGCCCGCTTGTCCGCTCATCTTACCATGCAGATGAACAGGTAACTAAGGCATCTGCCCAGCGCAGAATCAATTACATGAAGGGTTATGAAAAACAAGAGAATAAGCAGGTGGACTTTACGTTTTAA
- a CDS encoding lipoate--protein ligase family protein, with the protein MHGKWGILDSGFHDASVNMALDEALLNWHSEGKIPPVLRFYGWKKPSLSLGHFQKDAEINYRNLQKHQCQHVRRLTGGSAVLHDDELTYSIVISEKNPGIPSSIQEAYYVLSKGIIQGYKNLGIEANYAEDLSRERSAICFERPAFYEMVADGKKLSGNAQTRKRGVLLQHGSIPLSIDEIMLFDLFVFPNEEVKARKRRAFAKKAAAINQLTEQKQTYDTVKKAFYEGFRDGLDLQLEPFTLSESQWNEVFHLAETNYSTKQPTRSV; encoded by the coding sequence ATGCATGGAAAATGGGGAATCTTGGACAGCGGGTTTCATGATGCTTCCGTAAACATGGCTTTGGACGAAGCTTTGTTAAATTGGCATAGTGAAGGAAAAATCCCGCCTGTCCTAAGATTCTACGGTTGGAAAAAACCAAGCCTGTCACTCGGTCATTTTCAAAAGGATGCCGAAATTAATTACCGCAACCTGCAAAAACATCAATGCCAGCACGTACGGCGACTGACAGGCGGAAGCGCTGTACTGCATGATGATGAACTGACTTACAGCATCGTCATTTCCGAAAAAAACCCGGGTATCCCGTCATCCATCCAGGAAGCATACTATGTTTTATCCAAAGGAATCATTCAAGGATACAAAAACCTGGGAATTGAGGCAAATTACGCTGAAGATCTGTCCAGAGAGAGAAGCGCCATCTGCTTTGAACGCCCGGCATTTTACGAGATGGTTGCGGATGGCAAGAAATTATCCGGAAATGCGCAAACCCGCAAACGCGGAGTTTTGCTGCAGCATGGGTCAATACCACTGTCCATTGATGAAATCATGTTATTTGATTTATTTGTCTTTCCAAATGAAGAAGTAAAAGCAAGAAAACGACGCGCTTTTGCAAAGAAAGCAGCTGCAATTAATCAATTGACCGAACAAAAACAAACCTATGATACGGTAAAAAAAGCCTTTTACGAAGGATTCAGAGATGGTCTGGATCTTCAGCTTGAACCATTTACTCTATCTGAAAGCCAGTGGAACGAAGTATTTCATCTAGCCGAAACCAACTACTCAACCAAACAACCAACAAGGAGTGTGTAA
- the trpA gene encoding tryptophan synthase subunit alpha: MSNLKLDKALKEKLQNNKKLIVPYIMAGDRPLGQLEEQLNFLQNSGAAAVELGIPFSDPVADGPTIQDAGQRSLEQGTTLSSVLTKLKSFKEERTIPVILMTYLNPVFTYGAGNFARDCADAGVNGVIIPDLPLEEEAIVKDDLQENAISYIRLAAMTSPDERLQKIAERTEGFLYAVAVTGTTGARTTHDSNVKNYLQKLKNYTDKPVLAGFGVSTSSQAHELAEACDGVVIGSTIVNFLHEGKTENVQQLLEESV, encoded by the coding sequence ATGAGTAATCTTAAACTGGACAAAGCGCTGAAAGAAAAGCTTCAGAACAACAAAAAATTGATTGTTCCGTACATTATGGCCGGTGACAGGCCGCTTGGTCAATTGGAAGAGCAGCTAAATTTTTTGCAGAATAGCGGTGCTGCTGCGGTAGAACTCGGAATTCCTTTCTCTGACCCCGTTGCAGACGGACCGACCATTCAGGATGCAGGGCAACGATCATTGGAACAAGGCACTACCCTATCATCCGTTCTGACAAAACTGAAAAGCTTTAAAGAAGAACGAACGATTCCGGTTATTTTGATGACCTACTTAAACCCTGTTTTTACGTACGGGGCCGGGAATTTTGCCAGAGATTGTGCAGATGCGGGGGTTAACGGTGTTATTATTCCGGACCTTCCACTGGAGGAGGAAGCAATTGTAAAAGATGATTTGCAAGAAAATGCCATTTCGTATATCCGGCTTGCTGCAATGACATCACCTGATGAACGGCTGCAAAAAATTGCTGAACGAACGGAAGGCTTTCTCTATGCTGTTGCTGTCACAGGCACAACCGGCGCCAGAACCACGCATGACAGCAACGTAAAAAACTATCTTCAAAAACTAAAAAACTATACCGATAAGCCGGTCCTGGCCGGATTTGGTGTTTCTACCAGTTCTCAAGCACATGAACTTGCTGAAGCATGTGACGGGGTCGTCATCGGCAGTACCATTGTTAATTTTTTACACGAGGGAAAAACGGAAAACGTCCAACAATTGCTCGAGGAGAGTGTCTAA
- the trpB gene encoding tryptophan synthase subunit beta: MTTYTMPDQTGRYGSFGGKFVPELLMTAVAELEEAYETAKKDPSFISELDYYLKQYVGRETPLYYAENLTKKLEGPSIYLKREDLNHTGAHKINNTIGQALLTLRMGKKKVVAETGAGQHGVATATVCALLGLECVVFMGEEDIRRQKLNVFRMELLGAKVESVSQGSGTLKDAVNEALRYWISNVNDTHYIIGSVVGPHPFPKMVRDFQAVIGQETKQQFQELTGGLPDAVAACVGGGSNAMGMFYPFIEDQDVNLYGVEAGGSGIESNKHAATITAGTVGVLHGTMTHLLQDKNGQIEEAHSISAGLDYPGIGPEHSHLHETNRVTYTSVTDDEALDAFKLLSQTEGIIPALESAHAVAFALKHAKNMHEDESLVICLSGRGDKDVESVKDLLGGDVDE, encoded by the coding sequence ATGACAACTTATACGATGCCTGATCAGACAGGAAGATATGGAAGTTTTGGCGGAAAATTTGTGCCGGAACTGCTGATGACGGCAGTTGCCGAGCTGGAGGAAGCATATGAAACTGCCAAAAAAGATCCTTCTTTCATTTCGGAGTTGGATTACTATCTGAAGCAATATGTAGGCAGAGAAACACCGCTCTATTATGCTGAGAATTTAACCAAAAAACTTGAGGGGCCCTCCATTTACTTGAAGCGTGAAGACCTCAACCATACCGGTGCACACAAAATCAACAATACAATCGGCCAGGCACTGCTGACATTGCGGATGGGGAAAAAGAAGGTTGTCGCAGAAACCGGCGCCGGCCAGCACGGGGTTGCAACAGCTACTGTGTGCGCGCTGCTTGGATTGGAATGCGTGGTTTTCATGGGAGAAGAAGATATCCGCAGGCAAAAGCTCAATGTTTTCCGAATGGAACTGCTTGGGGCGAAAGTCGAAAGTGTTTCACAGGGCAGCGGTACCCTGAAAGATGCGGTGAACGAGGCACTTCGCTACTGGATCAGTAATGTGAATGACACCCATTATATTATCGGATCTGTTGTTGGGCCGCATCCATTTCCAAAAATGGTCCGTGACTTCCAGGCTGTAATCGGCCAGGAAACAAAACAGCAATTTCAGGAATTGACGGGCGGTCTCCCTGATGCAGTCGCTGCATGTGTTGGCGGCGGCAGCAATGCAATGGGGATGTTCTATCCATTCATAGAGGATCAAGATGTAAACCTGTACGGAGTTGAAGCAGGCGGAAGCGGCATTGAATCAAACAAACACGCAGCTACTATAACCGCCGGCACTGTTGGCGTACTCCATGGTACAATGACCCATTTACTCCAGGACAAGAATGGACAAATTGAAGAAGCACATTCGATTTCAGCAGGGCTTGATTATCCTGGCATTGGTCCCGAACACAGTCACCTACATGAAACGAACCGGGTAACTTATACATCTGTGACGGATGATGAGGCGTTGGATGCGTTCAAACTCCTTTCGCAAACAGAAGGGATTATCCCCGCATTGGAAAGTGCACATGCTGTAGCATTTGCATTGAAGCATGCCAAAAATATGCATGAAGACGAGTCACTTGTCATTTGCCTGTCCGGACGCGGCGATAAAGATGTTGAATCGGTAAAAGATCTGCTAGGAGGTGACGTTGATGAGTAA
- a CDS encoding phosphoribosylanthranilate isomerase, with protein MLIKICGIQSEEAAQAAVDAGADYIGFVFAPSKRQITPERAAEITAGLSSSIRKVGVFVNETKENIEQTAKTAGLDVIQLHGDEPPEFAADLDYPVLKAYPMTSDFPSKAPVYPCDYLLVDSPRGPNRGGNGTTFDWKLLSDSGLDPEKIILAGGLTPDNVQAAITAVNPAGVDVSSGVETNGQKDAAKISRFVRGAKTNS; from the coding sequence ATGCTCATTAAAATATGTGGTATTCAATCAGAGGAAGCAGCTCAGGCAGCTGTTGATGCGGGAGCTGATTATATCGGATTTGTCTTTGCCCCAAGCAAGCGGCAGATTACACCGGAGCGGGCAGCAGAAATAACTGCGGGGCTTTCATCAAGCATCCGAAAAGTTGGTGTTTTTGTTAATGAAACAAAAGAAAACATCGAACAAACAGCGAAAACTGCGGGACTTGATGTAATACAGCTGCACGGAGACGAACCGCCTGAATTCGCAGCCGATCTTGATTATCCGGTATTAAAAGCATATCCGATGACAAGCGATTTTCCGTCAAAGGCACCGGTTTATCCGTGTGACTATCTTTTGGTCGACAGCCCGCGCGGACCGAACCGAGGCGGCAATGGCACAACTTTTGACTGGAAATTATTGTCCGATAGCGGCCTGGATCCGGAAAAAATCATTTTGGCCGGCGGACTCACTCCCGATAATGTGCAGGCAGCCATAACCGCTGTCAATCCTGCCGGTGTTGACGTTTCCAGCGGTGTGGAAACAAACGGACAAAAAGATGCAGCCAAGATTTCCCGTTTTGTCCGCGGGGCAAAAACGAATTCCTGA